TGCAGACTGGGCTGATCGGCACCACGTGCAGGGAGCTCACCGTGATCGCGTCCAACGGGAAGGGACCGTCGTACAAGGCCCAGGTCGACCCCCTGGCCGCAGTGCGCGCAGCAGGCGATCCGCCCTGGGACGTCTATCTCACCGGCACCGTCTTCCTCGACATCGTCTTCACCGGGCTCGGCTCCGCCCCGGTGCGCGGGACCGAGTCGTGGGCCCGCGGCATGGGGTCGAGCCCCGGCGGAGTGGCGAACATGGCGACCGCCCTCGCCCGGCTCGGGCTGCGCACCTCGCTGGCCGCGGCCTTCGGCGACGACCACTACGGCGAGTACTGCTGGGACGCCCTGGAGCAGGGCGAGGGCATCGACCTCTCGCCGTCCCGCACGGTCCCCGGCTGGCACTCACCGGTCACCGTCTCCATGGCCTACGAGGGCGAGCGCACCATGGTCTCCCACGGCCACGAACCGCCCCCGGAGGAGCCCGCGCCGGACTGCCCGCCACGCGCGCGTGCGGCCGTCGCCTCGCTGGAGCCGGGCAGACGGGCCCCCTGGATCGCCCAGGCGGCCCGCGAGGGCACCCGCATCTTCGCCGACGTCGGCTGGGACGACACCGGGGCGTGGGACCTGGCCGGCCTGCCCGACCTCGCGCACTGCGAGGCCTTCCTGCCCAACGCGGAGGAGGCCATGCGCTACACCGGCGCCGGCTGCCCCCGGGAGGCCGCGCACGCCCTCACCGAGCACGTGCCGCTGGCCGTGGTGACCCTGGGCGCGGAGGGCGCGTACGCCGTGGACCGGCGGACCGGGGAGACCGCCGAGGTCCCGGCCATCGAGGTCGAGGCGCTGGACCCGACCGGTGCCGGGGACGTCTTCGTGGCCGGCTTCGTCACCGGCACCCTCGCGGGCTGGCCGCTGGCGGACCGGCTCGCCTTCGCCGGACTGACCGCCGCGCTCTCCGTCCAGGAGTTCGGCGGCTCCCTGTCCGCTCCGGGCTGGTCCGAGATCGGCGCCTGGTGGCGCAAGGTCCAGTCCGTCACCACCCAGGACCCGACCGCCCTGAGCCGCTACGCCTTCCTGGCCGGCCTGATCCCGGAGGAGGAGACCCCGGCCTGGCCCCTGCGGAGGGCGGTCCCGACGATCGGGTTCGGGAGGTCGGCGTGAGTTCAGAGGCCCGCGGCCCGCTCCAGTACCTCGGCCACCTGGTCCTTGACCACCTC
Above is a window of Streptomyces griseorubiginosus DNA encoding:
- a CDS encoding carbohydrate kinase family protein, with the protein product MIASNGKGPSYKAQVDPLAAVRAAGDPPWDVYLTGTVFLDIVFTGLGSAPVRGTESWARGMGSSPGGVANMATALARLGLRTSLAAAFGDDHYGEYCWDALEQGEGIDLSPSRTVPGWHSPVTVSMAYEGERTMVSHGHEPPPEEPAPDCPPRARAAVASLEPGRRAPWIAQAAREGTRIFADVGWDDTGAWDLAGLPDLAHCEAFLPNAEEAMRYTGAGCPREAAHALTEHVPLAVVTLGAEGAYAVDRRTGETAEVPAIEVEALDPTGAGDVFVAGFVTGTLAGWPLADRLAFAGLTAALSVQEFGGSLSAPGWSEIGAWWRKVQSVTTQDPTALSRYAFLAGLIPEEETPAWPLRRAVPTIGFGRSA